The following are from one region of the Fastidiosipila sp. genome:
- the cdd gene encoding cytidine deaminase gives MKRKLVGAAFEARKGSYSPYSRFQVGAALLTSDGRMFTGANIENASYGATICAERTAAVKAAFAGSREFVAIAVVGSEEGSDSGDMAYAYPCGICRQFLREFLPPSGDMTVLVAKAPDQYLETSLNALLPHSFGPSDLDYLHG, from the coding sequence ATGAAGCGTAAGCTGGTAGGGGCTGCTTTCGAAGCCCGCAAGGGGAGTTATTCCCCCTACTCCAGATTCCAGGTGGGCGCTGCCCTGCTGACATCGGATGGCCGAATGTTTACGGGTGCCAATATAGAGAACGCTTCCTATGGTGCCACCATATGTGCGGAAAGAACTGCAGCCGTCAAGGCTGCTTTTGCAGGTTCAAGGGAGTTTGTCGCGATCGCGGTTGTGGGATCTGAGGAGGGGTCGGACAGCGGGGACATGGCTTATGCGTACCCCTGCGGCATATGCCGCCAGTTTTTGCGTGAATTTTTGCCGCCGTCGGGTGATATGACCGTCCTGGTAGCCAAGGCGCCGGACCAATACCTGGAAACATCCCTGAACGCCCTTTTGCCCCATTCTTTCGGGCCATCGGATCTTGATTACCTGCATGGGTAA
- a CDS encoding BMP family ABC transporter substrate-binding protein, whose amino-acid sequence MKKRIFSLALVLVLILALGVGCAPKEPDGGGKAKRVALITDLGGINDESFNQSAWNGMEKLKADGYEISYVESEKEADYAVNFTNKTEEGNDMIWGIGFLMEESVKEASKEHKDQMFGIVDVGLPDGEYPNLVGAMFNSEESSFLVGYIAGHVTETDHVGFVLGMEGDVMFRFQYGYLAGVAYAAHELGKDIRVDYVTIDTFGDTAKGKATATKMFSDGADIVYHAAGQAGSGCITAAKEMGKWAIGVDLDQNELAPDNVLTSALKNVDQAVYLLSKRFLEGEDVGGKTFFFGLKEGGVGIAPSSDKHVPKDILDKTAEVEKKIIDGDIAVPITAAEFETFKSKLG is encoded by the coding sequence ATGAAAAAAAGAATCTTTAGCCTGGCTTTGGTTCTGGTTTTGATCCTGGCGCTGGGCGTCGGATGTGCGCCGAAAGAGCCGGACGGTGGGGGGAAGGCCAAGCGCGTTGCCCTGATTACCGACCTTGGCGGGATCAATGACGAGTCCTTTAACCAATCAGCCTGGAACGGCATGGAGAAGCTGAAGGCGGACGGCTACGAAATCTCCTACGTGGAGTCGGAGAAGGAAGCAGATTACGCTGTCAACTTTACCAACAAAACCGAGGAAGGCAATGACATGATCTGGGGCATCGGCTTCCTCATGGAGGAATCAGTCAAGGAGGCCTCGAAAGAACATAAGGATCAGATGTTTGGCATCGTCGATGTCGGCCTTCCGGATGGGGAATATCCCAACCTGGTCGGTGCCATGTTCAACTCCGAAGAGTCATCTTTCCTGGTCGGTTACATTGCCGGTCATGTGACCGAGACCGACCATGTCGGCTTTGTGCTGGGCATGGAAGGTGATGTCATGTTCCGCTTCCAGTACGGCTACCTGGCAGGTGTCGCCTATGCCGCCCATGAGCTGGGCAAGGATATCCGGGTCGACTACGTGACCATTGACACCTTTGGCGATACCGCCAAGGGCAAGGCGACCGCGACCAAGATGTTCAGCGACGGTGCGGACATTGTTTATCACGCGGCAGGCCAGGCCGGTTCCGGCTGTATTACGGCAGCCAAGGAAATGGGCAAATGGGCCATCGGCGTTGACCTGGACCAGAATGAACTGGCACCCGACAATGTCCTGACCTCAGCCTTGAAGAATGTTGATCAGGCCGTTTACCTGCTGTCGAAACGCTTCCTCGAGGGTGAGGATGTCGGCGGCAAAACTTTCTTCTTCGGCCTTAAGGAAGGCGGGGTTGGCATTGCGCCCAGTTCCGACAAGCATGTTCCCAAGGATATTCTTGACAAGACAGCTGAAGTTGAAAAGAAGATCATCGACGGTGATATTGCCGTGCCCATCACCGCCGCGGAATTTGAAACCTTCAAGAGCAAGCTCGGATAG